A region of Terriglobia bacterium DNA encodes the following proteins:
- a CDS encoding GIY-YIG nuclease family protein encodes MSVGTWSAFHTPYNEAEVRKYAPTSAGVYVLWVYYKSGKWGCFYVGKADNLENRLLNHLKPEEPSTCIKENVRYKCGFPWMGITTEEERSGAEKYLYDSLKPECNQNDPGGKPLKIPLPPTPPATTPST; translated from the coding sequence ATGAGCGTAGGAACATGGTCAGCGTTTCACACTCCGTATAACGAGGCCGAAGTACGTAAGTACGCACCAACAAGTGCAGGCGTCTATGTGCTCTGGGTTTACTACAAGAGCGGCAAATGGGGATGCTTTTATGTCGGTAAAGCCGACAACCTTGAGAACCGTCTGCTCAACCACCTGAAGCCTGAAGAACCCAGCACATGTATTAAGGAGAACGTCAGGTATAAATGTGGCTTTCCGTGGATGGGAATAACGACCGAAGAAGAGCGGTCCGGTGCAGAGAAATACCTTTACGATTCCCTGAAGCCAGAGTGCAACCAGAATGACCCAGGCGGCAAGCCCCTGAAGATTCCGCTACCGCCTACACCGCCAGCAACGACACCTTCGACATAA
- a CDS encoding HEAT repeat domain-containing protein — protein MLWWTLQQLKSSRWQTRVEAAACLGASNQKRAVPALIQAVGDQNAQVRLAVINALALLRHPAAAEPLAVALADISRRPKGARTGAESAEYEALAGALGALGSAAVSSLLRLLDSDDGETRRWAAHALGLTRDPRAAAPLVKRLADSRSEARKAAALALGQIGDPQALDPLIKALANRDHETRRAAAVALGTIGSDRAVDALCAISEDPNEPVQLAVVEALSRVGGLRAGAGLRGIVDGARKNVREAALVALNSLKLAPATAGERALAAVMTGDFAAATREGDAAAGALIATLSSKDPARRRQAAEALGLLRAPCAVEPLLRALRDFDPAVQNAAAGALVGTGAAALEGLVGMLSHHDPGAQRLAARALGEIGDPRAAGALASAIEQNGIIPNEYMELIEVLRASVDALAAILARCPPAISMGDLQRIAALPDAVRQDASAGRGEPVIDCEPVRDLARQELQRRSA, from the coding sequence ATGCTCTGGTGGACATTGCAGCAGCTGAAGTCGTCACGATGGCAGACGCGGGTAGAAGCCGCTGCATGCCTGGGGGCATCGAATCAAAAGAGGGCCGTGCCGGCTTTGATCCAGGCCGTGGGCGATCAGAACGCGCAGGTGCGCCTTGCGGTCATCAACGCCCTAGCCTTGCTCCGCCACCCTGCCGCCGCGGAACCCCTCGCGGTGGCGCTGGCCGACATTTCCCGTCGGCCCAAGGGAGCCCGAACCGGAGCGGAGAGCGCCGAGTATGAGGCCTTGGCCGGAGCCCTCGGAGCGTTGGGGTCTGCCGCGGTTTCATCTTTGTTGCGCCTGCTCGACTCCGACGACGGGGAGACACGCCGCTGGGCCGCCCATGCTCTTGGGCTCACGCGGGATCCTCGGGCTGCCGCGCCGCTGGTGAAAAGGCTGGCTGACAGTCGCTCCGAGGCGCGCAAGGCGGCAGCGCTCGCCCTGGGCCAGATCGGTGACCCGCAAGCGCTTGATCCTTTAATCAAGGCGCTGGCCAACCGTGATCACGAAACCCGCCGCGCCGCGGCAGTTGCCCTTGGGACAATCGGCAGCGACCGGGCCGTCGACGCCTTGTGCGCCATCTCCGAAGATCCGAACGAACCAGTTCAGCTGGCGGTGGTGGAGGCTCTGAGCCGCGTCGGCGGACTGCGAGCCGGTGCAGGCCTGAGAGGGATCGTCGACGGCGCCAGGAAAAACGTTCGTGAGGCCGCCCTGGTTGCGTTGAACTCACTGAAGCTTGCGCCGGCTACCGCAGGGGAGCGCGCCCTGGCGGCGGTCATGACCGGAGATTTTGCGGCGGCCACGCGTGAAGGCGACGCCGCGGCAGGGGCGCTGATCGCAACCCTCAGTTCCAAAGATCCGGCCAGGCGGCGGCAGGCAGCAGAAGCTCTTGGACTGCTGCGTGCGCCGTGCGCGGTCGAGCCGCTACTGCGGGCGCTGAGAGATTTTGACCCGGCGGTTCAGAATGCAGCTGCCGGGGCGCTCGTGGGTACGGGCGCCGCGGCGCTCGAGGGGTTGGTGGGCATGCTTTCGCACCATGATCCCGGTGCACAACGCCTGGCGGCGCGCGCCCTCGGCGAGATCGGCGACCCGCGGGCCGCGGGCGCCCTGGCCAGTGCTATCGAGCAAAATGGCATCATTCCGAATGAGTACATGGAACTAATTGAAGTGCTTCGAGCTTCGGTTGACGCTCTGGCAGCGATCCTGGCAAGGTGCCCTCCCGCCATTTCGATGGGCGATCTGCAGCGCATCGCCGCGCTTCCGGACGCCGTCCGCCAGGATGCATCCGCCGGCAGGGGAGAACCGGTCATCGATTGTGAGCCGGTCCGGGATCTTGCCCGTCAGGAATTGCAGCGGCGTAGTGCGTGA
- a CDS encoding NAD(P)H-binding protein: MSVHIVTGAYGYSGRYIAARLLGEGETVRTITDSVNRPHPFGDRVKGEPFHFNEPDKLVAALRGADVLYNTYWVRFNYRDFTHAMAVENTRKLFAAAREAGVRRVVHVSITNPSEDSDLEYFSGKARLERELADSGLSFAILRPAVLFGKEDILVNNIAWTLRRLPVFGVFGDGRYRLQPIYVDDLAELAVREGKGDRNVIVDAVGPETFTFRGLVEAIGAIIGKRRPLLSVPPWLGYLAATVIGKTAGDVFLTRDEIEGLMRGLLCTASEPAGKTRLTDWARRHADRLGIHYASELARRLHRNRAYHTDAER; encoded by the coding sequence ATGAGCGTTCATATCGTGACTGGAGCCTACGGATACTCAGGCAGGTATATCGCGGCCCGCCTCCTCGGCGAAGGGGAGACTGTCCGAACCATCACAGACTCAGTGAACCGGCCTCATCCCTTTGGTGACAGAGTCAAAGGGGAACCGTTTCATTTCAATGAACCTGATAAGCTCGTCGCCGCTCTCCGCGGTGCCGACGTGCTTTACAATACCTACTGGGTTCGTTTCAATTATCGGGATTTCACCCATGCGATGGCAGTTGAAAACACCCGCAAGCTTTTCGCCGCCGCCAGGGAAGCCGGTGTCCGCCGGGTTGTTCACGTCAGCATCACAAATCCTTCGGAGGATAGTGACCTCGAGTACTTCAGCGGCAAGGCGCGGCTCGAACGCGAGCTGGCGGACTCAGGTCTTTCGTTCGCAATCCTCCGCCCTGCAGTTCTGTTCGGGAAAGAAGACATCCTGGTGAACAACATCGCCTGGACGTTGCGCCGCCTGCCGGTGTTTGGCGTTTTCGGTGACGGGAGGTATCGTCTCCAGCCTATATACGTGGATGATCTGGCGGAACTTGCGGTGCGCGAAGGGAAAGGGGACAGAAACGTCATCGTCGATGCTGTCGGACCTGAGACGTTCACTTTTCGAGGCCTGGTCGAAGCGATTGGAGCGATCATCGGAAAACGACGGCCGCTTCTCTCTGTCCCCCCATGGCTCGGATACCTTGCGGCCACCGTGATTGGAAAGACCGCGGGAGACGTCTTCCTGACACGCGACGAGATCGAAGGCCTGATGCGGGGTCTCCTGTGCACGGCATCCGAGCCTGCCGGTAAAACCAGGCTCACGGATTGGGCCAGGCGCCACGCGGACCGGCTTGGGATTCATTATGCGAGCGAGCTGGCGCGCCGCCTCCATCGTAACCGGGCATATCACACTGATGCCGAGAGGTGA